The Alosa alosa isolate M-15738 ecotype Scorff River chromosome 17, AALO_Geno_1.1, whole genome shotgun sequence genomic sequence CCAACCACTACAACACAGACCTGGGTCTCTACTACCACTTGTTGGCCCAGATCCCCATCTTCTTCTTCACGGCGGTCGTCATGCTGGTGACCTACTACAAGATCCTGCAGGCGCTCAACATCCGGATCGGAACACGCTTCCACACCGCCGCCCCCAAGAAGAAACCACGTAGCAAAGGCAAGAAGGCAGCCGTTTCCATGACGACGTCTGGGAATGCGTCCGCAGCCCAGCCCGAGTCCACAGATGCCTCGCAGAGCAGTGCGGCCGTACGGAACCCACCACTGGCCATGCGCACCTCTGTGTCGGTCATTATCGCCTTGCGGCGCGCCGTCAAGCGCCACCGGGAGAGGCGGGAGCGGCAGCGGAGGGTCTTCCGCATGTCGCTGCTCATCATCTCCACCTTCCTGCTGTGCTGGACGCCCATCACCGTGCTCAACACGGTCATTCTGAGTGCCGGCCCGAGCGCCATGATGGCCCGGCTGCGCCTGGGCTTCCTGGTCATGGCCTATGGCACCACCATCTTTCACCCGCTGCTCTATGCCTTCACCAGGCAGAAGTTCCAGAAGGTGCTCAAGAGCAAGATGAAGAAGAGGGTGGTATCGGTGGTGGAGGCAGAGCCAACGCCCAACAACGCGGTCATCCACAACTCCTGGATCGACCCCAAACGGAACAAAAAGGTGACCTTTGAGGAGACAGAGGTCAGACAAAAGTGTCTCTCATCTGAGGACGTAGAGACGTAGTGTGAACCATCAGACTCATATTGAACTCATGCAAAGGTCAATGATACAACGCGCTGAAAAAGGGAAACCACTTATCCAAAGCAGatatgtgtattaaagtgtaTTATCTGTACAGTTTCACAGCGTGGAGCAAATAATTTAATACTATTTATTGTAATGGTGACTAGATATCATGGACAGTTCAAAGAGTGTACAGACTGCATGTGCTTTTCGTTATAGTGGTGAAATGAAATGGTGTACATATAGGAATAATGTATAGCAGAGTACTTATACATTCATGTACAGACATAGAAAGAAAGGCCCGTGCTATTTGTCCtgtttataataaataaaacctgAAGCAGGTTGAAATACATCCTGATATCTAGTTGTGCTTTGTGCCAGTCCTCCTtctcctgtctgtctcccctctctctccctctgtgtttctgtctctgcCAACGAGAGCACTTTGCAAATCACATAAAACATCAAGCAGCAGTACTGGCGCAAAGATTTATATAGCACATCTCATATGCCTTTCCTGTCCTTTGAGAGCCCTTACCATCTGCCCGTAAACGCCGAGAGTAGAGACTAGGGTTCAGGGTAAGGGAACGAAGATGGAGACAAGGAGAGGACGGAGTATGGCAGATGAAAGTGGGCGCACAACAGAGGTCGTCATGAACCTCAGCAATTCTTAGGTTTTAAAAACATCAGCAGTCCCAATAAGTCcccagagtagcctacttgttcCAGAAGTAAACGGTAGCTAATTCTGCTGTCAGACTCAGTTTCCCCCCTTTGGCACCAAGATACGTGAGCTGCAAGCCTGTATGAGACATTAGTTTTGTCTGTTTGCCGCTATTATTGATCTGACCTGACATGCCCTTCCCTGATTCCCTTAACCTCTGCGGTATGCTTGAGAGCTTTGCTGCTATGCTGTCCCTCTAATCTCTAGGCTGGCTGGCTCTTCGAGGTTGAGAGGAGTGGGGAGTCTGAGAGTGGGCATCTGCTTCATTTCAAAATCACTCCTGAGGGCCGTCAGGCCGGCCGAATCAGACCCTTATCTACTTTAATAGAGGATGtcagagggggcagagagagtcACGGCACGTCGTTCTCTGGAGGTGTGCGGGCAGAAAGCAGCGCAGGGCTCCCCCAACCACAGGCCCGTGACACTGGACTGAAGTGGTCATGAGTGGCTGGGTCATACCAGCACTTGCCCTTGGGAGCCTAGGGGAGCCTGTTTTCATttagcttgttttttttttttttttttcttgtctcaCTATTAACGAGGGCCTGGGATACCAGATAATAACTATTAAGCATGGCTGCCCATGCATCAGAAGCACTCTCCAGAATGCTGACATTGGAAGGTCATGCCTTTCCTCGGCAGGGGCTATGGTGGTGGAAGCATGGAGAGAATGCCAATGAACAATGCAAAacaatgcacaaacaaaaatgcTCATCTCAACACTGCGAGCATAACTGCATAAACTCATAACCAGTTAAAAGAGCAAACACTAAGGTAGATGACCTTacaaaatgaaatatttttcCACCACAGATCCAGCAGATACTGtgccatacaaaaaaaaaacaaatactgcTGGTAGTATGAATACAAATTGTACAGACAAAAGCTTATTATAACATCATTCCCAGACACAGTTATGCATGGCCAAAGGTCAAGTTACCCACTGCTGAAGGATGCCGTTTCCCTCGGTTATCAAAGGTTAATCAAAGGATGTGCTGTCCACAAGGGCATTGTTAATAACAGGCTTGAGGATCTTATCAGCATGACCTcctctattaaaaaaaaaacaaataagccTGATGTCCACCTTCAGCCCTACACAATAAATCAATGGGTTGATTTTCAGCTCGGGCTCAATATACATTTTAAGAGATAGTAACAGTGCCAGGTATTGGCAGCTCTCCAGAAAGACAAAACAGTACAGTACCATGGTGCAGGTTTTAACGCTGACGAAGAACCCATCAGAGAGTTCATCAAATGCCATTCTAATGGCCGAGAGGGAAAGGAGTGAGTTTGCTGGAGGTGCAAGCTTTGTGCTGGAACTGCATGTCCTTGCATACAGCATGACTAATGCATGTGTACATCCACCAACTGCACTCATGTAGACTATTTACAGCCACATGAGTAATGTGCTAGAATATCAACGGGCAACAGGTCAGACTGCCTATCCTCCTATCAAAGAAATGCAAGTGCGGTACGAGGGTTGAATACCTGCTCTACCAGAAGTGGAGATGAATCATGCTCTGCTGTCTTAAGAGTGGCCATTTTTAAATACCAACTGATTCATCCCCGTGGATCCAGAAGTGCAGCGACAGTGCTGCATTCAACATCCTCACACTCCCCTCTGCACCAGCACAAGAGGGTCCTGGGGCTAAGGGGTGGGAGGCGTGAGGGAGGcctttgccctctctctctctctctcgctctctccaggCTTTTCATGAGGCTCATGTGAAGGGGGATATGGATCTTGGGGATTTCTGCTACGCCTGTGTGCTGCTACGCAAGGTCAGTCACATGGGAGGAGGAAAGGCACCCTGAAGGGGGTCTGTACGCAGTCCGGCCCGTGGTGAACAGACTCTGTAGATACAATGAGATGCGAACGATGAAGAGGCCTTTTATTGCCAAGGTTGGAAAACAGTAGAGCGTGTGTGGATGCTTCTCGCTAGCCCCTGGACAGAACGCTGTGTGTAAGTAGTGAGgcttgatgatggtgatggccTACCAGTCAAGGCAAAGTTACTACTAGAaaaggggtgtgtgtctggctgtgcCTCTGAGCGTAAACTCATGTGCTAGCCAGGAATCGATCGGCAGATCTCCTACACAGCAGTTGTACACTATAATGATGTTGCAACACTATAttgaacaacaacaaccaagACCGAGGTCAAAACACTGCGGCAAACCTCAACTATTTATATCTGTCAGCATACATTTCACCTCACATCACCTAATGGCACTTCCTGAAAAATAAAAAGGCACATTTAGAAATTCTGCTAGTAAGGGTTGCACAGGAACATAATTGTATAACTCAAGTGCTCCTTGTCTGAAGAAAATTGAGTTCTCGAGCACTTGAGTGCAGAGGGCTTTAATGTACAGGCTTACACCTGGTCCTCCAAACAGTCTGGGGTCTCACGAGACATGAGGGGTTATTTTATTAACTGAGGCCATCGCGAGACCCTGTGCATCCCACTTGAGCTTCCCCTTCAGATGCAGCAGAGACCAAAGGTGATGCACACAAACCAAGTACTCTGTGGATCACCATCCAAATCTCCCTTCCTTACCATCATTGGTGACAGCCATGATACTAAACTGTGCCTCAAGCAGCAGACTGTTTTTTAAATTAAACCACCACTATTAATACATTTTGACGCAAACAGCCCTGAACCAAATAGCCCAAATTCGACTATGCCCGCCATTACGGTTAACAATATGCTAACCTTTTTTACATGAAACATAGATGAACTATTTGTACCTGCAATTTAATAAAGGTTCTGGTACTAAATGCAGAAACTCTAAAATACTAAATGCAGAAACAACTGCTCAAGAGCTAATTTGCTCAAATACTCTGATACTAGCTACCTGCTGGTGTAATCTTTCAGATTGAACACATAGCCTATGACTGGCACGGCCACCTCTCTCCAAAATCAACTGCACAGGCTTTTCATTAATGACATGCCCGTGCCCCTGCCTGTCAGAGTGACAGTTTTGAGAGCCTCCTCTCATTCCAACACTACTCAAGTGACACCTCGGAACCACCTGCTCCTGACCAGACGACAGGGGAAAAGAGGGATGAATCCTATAAAAAGAacaaggagaagaaaggagaaagcCAATCAAATGCCCCCCCCACAATCACACTGACTCAGGATCAGTCCGCTCTCGTATCCTGTCTCATTCTCGACAGAGCACTGAGCGAAAGTTCCCTGAAAACATCACACCATCTCCGAGCAACTTTGCCTGACACTTCAGCTCTTGTGAGTGACAGGCCCATCAAGTGCACAAGGGACTACAAAAAGATCCCTGTTTCTATCTTTCAAAGTTTTGATATCCATTCCCTCAGATATTCAAATCTACAATTCAATCAAGAtctaactgaaaaaaaaaaactgtgaaagaAGAAAGGTGGATTCAGTAATAGATGAAGATACATAGCCACAAGCTAACGGCTGAAAGAATTTGTCAAGCTTCAATGTATTCCTCAACTGACAAAAAGAATGATAGAAAAGATAAGAAAAAATATGTATAAAAAGGATAGGGAAAAGATGGGAAAGAATAGTTTTTTCAGTGCTGACTCATGGTGGGAACAGATTACAGAAAGCTTCTTTTCCGATATCAGATGCTCATGCAGAGTGATGTAATCTATGGTCTGGACAcaagggacagaaagagacacagagagagaaagagagaatgagagagagagagagcgaaagagagagaagaagattcagacagacacagaaagggacagacagaaagagaggaagagagacaggtagatagacaggcagacagagcaaTCACTTTGAGTTTAGCAGGCTTTATAACAGCTTGACCGCCAGGATGATGAGGCTATTCCTTCGTCTTTTTTAAATCGCTCTCTTCagccctctcatcctcctccgaCCCCAGTCATCCcctctgttttattttcttatcCCGTGGCAAGTATTGTGTCTGTGCCACTTGAAGGCCCCACACTTGACATTTATCTGGCTTTGATTCCCCCTCAACAATAACCGGCCATTCTCTGCTGTGTCGCTGTCACCGGCATGGACCTTGCCACAGTATCCACTTCAATCATGTTATTGTATCTGACATCAGAGgcacaggcgcgcacacacacacacacacagcctcctatTACAGCCCCATCCCTCCCACCACCCATTTCCCTGCTTCAAGTCGTTCCTTTACGGTCACAAATgtatgcgcacgcacacgcacacgcacacgcacacgcacacgcacacgcacacacccctgTCTTCACCCATGTTTTCAAGGTAGATGTCCTTgaaaacatatatacacacagacacacacacagacacacacacacacatgcatgcaaacgcACATAACCTGGTGCTcttgaggaagagagggagggcgaAATCACATTACCCTGCCAGTGTTGGGCTTTTACCGTGTTAGAGCAGCACAGGCAGGGGCCTAATTTAGCACTAGTATGGCATGATGGCAGCAGAATATGTAAAGGCTTGTGTGAATGTGCAGGGGGGAGACAAAATCCCAAAGCACTGCTCCAGCTAAGCGTGCTGAAGCACCAGCGAGAGAAACAGGCGAGGGACAGGAGAGGGACAGGGGAGGGACAGGCGAGGGACAGGCGAGGGACAGGCGAGGGACAGGCGAGGGACAGGGGAGGGACAGGGGAGGGACAGGCGAGGGACAGGCGAGGGACAGGCGAGGGACAGGcgcaaatggagagagagagagagagagagagagaaagcccacTCGCGTGAGCCCAACGAGCAAACAGCTAAGAGAGAAATACACATGGGTAGCGTGGAGTACACCGAATAAACACACTCCACTTTCATGACATGACCTTCAGGAAGAGGAGAAGCAGAACACGAGCATTACAGACGGTGCCAAAtcatggagggggggagagagagagagagcttatgaggaagagaagaatacatgagaaagagagacagagagatagagaaagaggggagagggagagaggcagactgTTTGTGCTTTGAACGTGGAGTGAAGAAAGCAGGTATACAGTCTGGAGAAGACATAAACATGGGGATTCTGTgcataaacatacagtattttatatatagatatatttatatatgagtgagagagagagagagagagagagagagagagagagagagagagagagatggaggatgacaaacAGAGAGATTATAAGTGTGCTGGAGTGAGAGGTGGACAGAGATGAAAGAGGGGAAAGCTGTAGTCTCTCCATCAT encodes the following:
- the gpr22a gene encoding G-protein coupled receptor 22; the protein is MHTPPVLEFQATMSDINNNNNVTVLDSADPLDQDMDAALPYPVSFQVSLTGFLMLEIVLGLSSNLTVLVLYCMKSNLVSSVSNIVTMNLHVLDVLVCVACIPLTIAVVLLPLQEDNTALICCFHEACVSFASVATAANVLAITLDRYDISVRPANRVLTMGRAVALLGSIWVLSFLSFLVPFMEVGFFSQGRDRKGNQTLEYEDEEDLWANHYNTDLGLYYHLLAQIPIFFFTAVVMLVTYYKILQALNIRIGTRFHTAAPKKKPRSKGKKAAVSMTTSGNASAAQPESTDASQSSAAVRNPPLAMRTSVSVIIALRRAVKRHRERRERQRRVFRMSLLIISTFLLCWTPITVLNTVILSAGPSAMMARLRLGFLVMAYGTTIFHPLLYAFTRQKFQKVLKSKMKKRVVSVVEAEPTPNNAVIHNSWIDPKRNKKVTFEETEVRQKCLSSEDVET